The Corylus avellana chromosome ca8, CavTom2PMs-1.0 genome has a segment encoding these proteins:
- the LOC132190167 gene encoding homogentisate phytyltransferase 1, chloroplastic isoform X3, which produces MESLRLASFSKPSSLTIGCGAWNILNMSLDVRSQQHLLRHHIGRFEERTTFYKRIDKKCLVNAASGHPLESEPGAYKPKSIGDSFKNALDAFYRFSRPHTVIGTALSIISVSLLAVEKLSDISPLFFTGVLEAVVAALFMNIYIVGLNQLTDIDIDKVNKPYLPLASGEFSIGTGLMIVTSFSILSFWLGWIVGSWPLFWALFISFLLGTAYSINLPLLRWKRFAVVAAMCILVVRAVIVQLAFFLHMQTHVYKRPAVFSWPLIFATAFMSFFSVVIALFKDIPDIDGDKIYGIRSFSVRLGQSRVFWICIVLLEIAYGVALSVGVAACCSWSKLITVSGHAILATILWNRAKTVDLKSKAAITSFYMFIWKLFYVEYLLIPLVR; this is translated from the exons ATGGAGTCTTTGCGACTTGCCTCCTTCTCCAAACCTTCCTCACTTACCATTG GATGTGGAGCATGGAACATCCTAAATATGTCCTTGGATGTCAGGTCTCAGCAGCATCTTCTGAGGCATCACATTGGACGCTTTGAGGAAAGAACCACTTTTTACAAGAGAATTGATAAAAAGTGCCTGGTGAATGCAGCCTCTGGACACCCTCTTGAATCTGAGCCTGGAGCTTATAAACCGAAAAGCATTGGAGACTCTTTCAAAAATGCCTTAGATGCTTTCTACAGGTTTTCACGGCCACACACAGTTATAGGCACA GCATTAAGCATTATCTCAGTTTCTCTCCTCGCAGTTGAGAAGCTGTCAGATATATCCCCATTGTTTTTCACGGGGGTGTTGGAG GCTGTGGTTGCTGCCCTATTCATGAATATTTATATTGTTGGTCTAAATCAGTTGACTGACATTGACATAGACAAG GTTAACAAGCCATATCTTCCATTAGCATCAGGGGAATTTTCAATTGGAACTGGTCTCATGATTGTGACCTCTTTCTCCATTCTG AGTTTTTGGCTTGGATGGATTGTTGGTTCATGGCCATTGTTTTGGGCTCTCTTCATCAGTTTTTTGCTTGGAACTGCTTATTCAATCAAC TTGCCTCTACTGAGATGGAAGAGATTTGCTGTGGTTGCTGCAATGTGCATCCTAGTTGTGCGAGCGGTGATTGTTCAACTTGCATTTTTTCTGCACATGCAG ACCCATGTGTACAAAAGACCCGCCGTCTTTTCATGGCCGCTGATTTTTGCAACTGCATTCATGAGCTTTTTTTCAGTTGTAATAGCATTATTTAAG GACATACCTGATATTGATGGAGATAAAATATACGGCATCCGCTCTTTTTCAGTACGGTTGGGTCAAAGTCGG GTATTTTGGATTTGTATTGTCCTACTTGAAATTGCTTATGGTGTTGCCCTTTCAGTGGGAGTAGCAGCTTGCTGCTCCTGGAGCAAACTCATCACG GTTTCAGGACATGCAATATTGGCTACAATACTCTGGAATCGTGCTAAAACTGTTGATCTGAAGAGCAAAGCTGCAATCACTTCTTTTTACATGTTTATTTGGAAG CTCTTCTATGTGGAGTACTTACTCATACCACTTGTGAGGTGA
- the LOC132190167 gene encoding homogentisate phytyltransferase 1, chloroplastic isoform X1, with protein MESLRLASFSKPSSLTIGGSDRSSDRFKKVCFPTGKLSGCGAWNILNMSLDVRSQQHLLRHHIGRFEERTTFYKRIDKKCLVNAASGHPLESEPGAYKPKSIGDSFKNALDAFYRFSRPHTVIGTALSIISVSLLAVEKLSDISPLFFTGVLEAVVAALFMNIYIVGLNQLTDIDIDKVNKPYLPLASGEFSIGTGLMIVTSFSILSFWLGWIVGSWPLFWALFISFLLGTAYSINLPLLRWKRFAVVAAMCILVVRAVIVQLAFFLHMQTHVYKRPAVFSWPLIFATAFMSFFSVVIALFKDIPDIDGDKIYGIRSFSVRLGQSRVFWICIVLLEIAYGVALSVGVAACCSWSKLITVSGHAILATILWNRAKTVDLKSKAAITSFYMFIWKLFYVEYLLIPLVR; from the exons ATGGAGTCTTTGCGACTTGCCTCCTTCTCCAAACCTTCCTCACTTACCATTG GTGGGAGTGACCGGAGCAGTGACAGATTCAAGAAGGTTTGCTTTCCAA CTGGCAAACTTTCAGGATGTGGAGCATGGAACATCCTAAATATGTCCTTGGATGTCAGGTCTCAGCAGCATCTTCTGAGGCATCACATTGGACGCTTTGAGGAAAGAACCACTTTTTACAAGAGAATTGATAAAAAGTGCCTGGTGAATGCAGCCTCTGGACACCCTCTTGAATCTGAGCCTGGAGCTTATAAACCGAAAAGCATTGGAGACTCTTTCAAAAATGCCTTAGATGCTTTCTACAGGTTTTCACGGCCACACACAGTTATAGGCACA GCATTAAGCATTATCTCAGTTTCTCTCCTCGCAGTTGAGAAGCTGTCAGATATATCCCCATTGTTTTTCACGGGGGTGTTGGAG GCTGTGGTTGCTGCCCTATTCATGAATATTTATATTGTTGGTCTAAATCAGTTGACTGACATTGACATAGACAAG GTTAACAAGCCATATCTTCCATTAGCATCAGGGGAATTTTCAATTGGAACTGGTCTCATGATTGTGACCTCTTTCTCCATTCTG AGTTTTTGGCTTGGATGGATTGTTGGTTCATGGCCATTGTTTTGGGCTCTCTTCATCAGTTTTTTGCTTGGAACTGCTTATTCAATCAAC TTGCCTCTACTGAGATGGAAGAGATTTGCTGTGGTTGCTGCAATGTGCATCCTAGTTGTGCGAGCGGTGATTGTTCAACTTGCATTTTTTCTGCACATGCAG ACCCATGTGTACAAAAGACCCGCCGTCTTTTCATGGCCGCTGATTTTTGCAACTGCATTCATGAGCTTTTTTTCAGTTGTAATAGCATTATTTAAG GACATACCTGATATTGATGGAGATAAAATATACGGCATCCGCTCTTTTTCAGTACGGTTGGGTCAAAGTCGG GTATTTTGGATTTGTATTGTCCTACTTGAAATTGCTTATGGTGTTGCCCTTTCAGTGGGAGTAGCAGCTTGCTGCTCCTGGAGCAAACTCATCACG GTTTCAGGACATGCAATATTGGCTACAATACTCTGGAATCGTGCTAAAACTGTTGATCTGAAGAGCAAAGCTGCAATCACTTCTTTTTACATGTTTATTTGGAAG CTCTTCTATGTGGAGTACTTACTCATACCACTTGTGAGGTGA
- the LOC132190167 gene encoding homogentisate phytyltransferase 1, chloroplastic isoform X2, with translation MESLRLASFSKPSSLTIGGSDRSSDRFKKVCFPRCGAWNILNMSLDVRSQQHLLRHHIGRFEERTTFYKRIDKKCLVNAASGHPLESEPGAYKPKSIGDSFKNALDAFYRFSRPHTVIGTALSIISVSLLAVEKLSDISPLFFTGVLEAVVAALFMNIYIVGLNQLTDIDIDKVNKPYLPLASGEFSIGTGLMIVTSFSILSFWLGWIVGSWPLFWALFISFLLGTAYSINLPLLRWKRFAVVAAMCILVVRAVIVQLAFFLHMQTHVYKRPAVFSWPLIFATAFMSFFSVVIALFKDIPDIDGDKIYGIRSFSVRLGQSRVFWICIVLLEIAYGVALSVGVAACCSWSKLITVSGHAILATILWNRAKTVDLKSKAAITSFYMFIWKLFYVEYLLIPLVR, from the exons ATGGAGTCTTTGCGACTTGCCTCCTTCTCCAAACCTTCCTCACTTACCATTG GTGGGAGTGACCGGAGCAGTGACAGATTCAAGAAGGTTTGCTTTCCAA GATGTGGAGCATGGAACATCCTAAATATGTCCTTGGATGTCAGGTCTCAGCAGCATCTTCTGAGGCATCACATTGGACGCTTTGAGGAAAGAACCACTTTTTACAAGAGAATTGATAAAAAGTGCCTGGTGAATGCAGCCTCTGGACACCCTCTTGAATCTGAGCCTGGAGCTTATAAACCGAAAAGCATTGGAGACTCTTTCAAAAATGCCTTAGATGCTTTCTACAGGTTTTCACGGCCACACACAGTTATAGGCACA GCATTAAGCATTATCTCAGTTTCTCTCCTCGCAGTTGAGAAGCTGTCAGATATATCCCCATTGTTTTTCACGGGGGTGTTGGAG GCTGTGGTTGCTGCCCTATTCATGAATATTTATATTGTTGGTCTAAATCAGTTGACTGACATTGACATAGACAAG GTTAACAAGCCATATCTTCCATTAGCATCAGGGGAATTTTCAATTGGAACTGGTCTCATGATTGTGACCTCTTTCTCCATTCTG AGTTTTTGGCTTGGATGGATTGTTGGTTCATGGCCATTGTTTTGGGCTCTCTTCATCAGTTTTTTGCTTGGAACTGCTTATTCAATCAAC TTGCCTCTACTGAGATGGAAGAGATTTGCTGTGGTTGCTGCAATGTGCATCCTAGTTGTGCGAGCGGTGATTGTTCAACTTGCATTTTTTCTGCACATGCAG ACCCATGTGTACAAAAGACCCGCCGTCTTTTCATGGCCGCTGATTTTTGCAACTGCATTCATGAGCTTTTTTTCAGTTGTAATAGCATTATTTAAG GACATACCTGATATTGATGGAGATAAAATATACGGCATCCGCTCTTTTTCAGTACGGTTGGGTCAAAGTCGG GTATTTTGGATTTGTATTGTCCTACTTGAAATTGCTTATGGTGTTGCCCTTTCAGTGGGAGTAGCAGCTTGCTGCTCCTGGAGCAAACTCATCACG GTTTCAGGACATGCAATATTGGCTACAATACTCTGGAATCGTGCTAAAACTGTTGATCTGAAGAGCAAAGCTGCAATCACTTCTTTTTACATGTTTATTTGGAAG CTCTTCTATGTGGAGTACTTACTCATACCACTTGTGAGGTGA